The stretch of DNA ACGTTCAAAgcaaaacatgacaagtaaaataaaCCGGAGGAAGagtctctgtgtgtgtgtgtgttgtgtgtgtgtattgtgtgtgtgtgtgtattttgcAACATATTGTCGTGTAActagtgagaaaaaaaaatagcaaaacgATGCAAAGAAATATCTTTTGTTGGAGTTAAGAAAAAATCACATTCAAAGCTCAGAGTAAACCTTATTTACCAAATTCAATACGGATACCTAATATTGACACAAACTGAAAATttcaatatgaatattatttgaaaacAACCTATAACTTCATTGAGAGAATTTACAATTTGTgcacgtgtcacgacccaaatcatggatcatgcgggcacccacactaaccctccctggtgggcgaacccttcagataactaccttaatttgatacaacatgcggaataaatacttttattataagaaatttccaaaatatggtctagactcatacaagagcttctaagaagtttacaatttgaatagataaccgACTCAAACTGGATACGACTTCTGTTTAAGGATAGAGAGCAacagaaatctaaggagagactctgggttgcaatagctcacccaaacgtctttgacgaatgcctcgaaacggtcgtgagactcgaACATCacacgaaaataactctacactccaaaaggagtgtagcaaagtagtatgagcacaacactaggctcgtaggtatcataggccgacaatggttagttcacgcatataaacaagaagcaactaacaagtaagcggataagtaatcaaacacggtcacacatctagcacatgagaaagtcttgcattaacgatagtcacggtgatctcaatatctcggattataagcctagggagaattctataaacctcgattccatccaacctttaaaataaatactcacaaacaacaactcggtaattcacaaatcaagaatcaatcgagagaatgtgccatgcaatgacatgaatgaccattcaaatggagtgctatgcaatgcaatgtcgtgctatgtaaatgttatgcaatgcggtagtcacctctcacactccactcccgtacacacatgctatggcaatgcctcatagtcatgacccatgggggacccgcgaagtccatgtaccactcgctcggaatataacctcggatcacgagcacactctcacgatcccgtgcaaagacctcgggcatcggacactccatcgttccaagcaagaaacctcgggcaacaaacactcatctctcttttacctctctcggcaaagacctcgagtctctcaatcactctcctcaccattataacaacataagagtaatatgaaagcatgtcatgcatgatatcgtctcaactatatcaccaatatgcaataaacaagtacaagtcatattattgcccacggctcaatcatcaatattaccccttccctttcataaggtgagggagctagtatgtgataaagatacaactaggtgataattacatcacatagcacatagaatatgggatgcatgcctcgcatggaatcaacctcaataatcaccgcaatcataggttccatagattcatactagggaTTGCAactcaatattcaattctcagtaataaccttcctcttccatatgaccagtgggataacaagagagagagaattatatcaaatacatgaaatcacaatacaatgacagctcacataacaatatcgtaataatggcgacgagcccacatgaTATTACAATaatggcaacaagcccacataacagtatcacaataatggcgacaagcccacataacagctagtaataccaacctagatggaatttacctccacaccatgcccgaaggcctatcatgctttccccgtcaatcactactatttacatacgtttcgctaaccggagtctagacataaagtaaaccgtaacctacctcaatgccgaacaggtgtcacgaactttcacgccaaagctttttccttctgaagtgcttccgatcggaccaGGTCTTTagcgcttattcgtcacacaatatgtgtacgctacccaataatacttcaacctatattaagacgccaacaactatggttaagctacagggagattcaaacgtattctaacgttagtaactcctttctagatgtttaggcgatgttttctcttgtatctaaaccaaccacatactaccaatacaacatcaataattatgtgttcaataccaatccggacagcccacacaatattctaaacaacccacattcataacatgcaataacgattcacatacggtttCGACAtcctcaagttacttttattagtttgtagccttaacgtttgcatgtaacaacttataacagcccatcaacatacaatatgatgtatactcttaacttataattattctttccaacttaatgaaaacacaagtccaaaacagtccactaccacaacatgtccaaagcagtctctaaccgacaacataacgatgttcggaattcttgcaaacgtttacgaacatactaagccaaccacatgcgatttttatacatcatttcatgtcttcttttcatataattttagtaagttatgaccagctatccacacgacaagtacaacatcaattcatacgcaactacgctatatcgtcatttttataatccttaaaacaactcacaaatgactttagtttcaactccaaccattaaacaccttcctttccatcataaaattcatgataataacaataaaaatatcaagtaaaaacagttcactaacttcttcacaaaacagtccacacacggctacaccatgcttcaacatctctcacataaaatcatagattcaaccattttcatactaacataacttcacctttaaccttccaattcttttcattctttttaccatgagatctatgatagtaacaaccatatttattaaagaaaatcagtccattaattccaccaaaacagtccctacggccaactaacattccaacgccaactttcatgattttatgcatgcgattcatgttcgtcaagttacaaccatacttcaacatcaacacatataaccccataactactatcatgttccaacatcaatacaccttatttcatgcatacaacttatattcacacatctacatcacccttaatacttgaaaagaaagttagatcttaccttgacaacttgacttctctacttggctagagttggtgacttgagatggaaaatggttcttgttgctccaaagactatcttcacgttttagggaccttctaaagggttgaaacaccttggaaaataatttttggatcaagactcaaagggctcaaaaatcagccccttggccgaatgctctctctctctaggcttaagttttctttctttgtgttgtgtagttgaaatgaattgtgatggctgatttcttggtcattatttggttcaactttgatgcctacaagttggtcacatgctccacttatggcatgattcattccattaactttacactttaaatttcctaatttgttttctacaactttaggccaacctcaccttcttgtttctcctttcttctttcttttcaattgtttacaagacaatcttatgtgtgttgaatgattcatgcaccaccctttgtctattgtaatcatgccaagatggatgagcaatatttaatgtgaaatgatccctccaccatgttatgtcctcctaaaacaatgtatactttcataaagtagtggatgctcaaatattcaattgtatgcttcaactttttctcctcaaaattttcagccccttggccgaacctcaccTTGGTTATGAAGTGTATTTtagttgtccacaatataatgaaagtgtagtggatgaatcaacatttaattgcccatttgtatgtcttccattaaccttattttagatgactttgagtcatcctttttaccttggatgttgatgctcttgttggctcattattttcaccaatttttacttaacaccacacttaagtaattcctaatctccaataacattcttgtactaagaaaaatttgtaaccgattagttctagtttagaaattaaaattcgaagtttctatctcacgttgattctttcgcgaataactcgacgtataaaaatacgggatctaacattctcccctcctttagaacattcgtcctcgaatgtcaaatgaggactaaaactcgtcaattaaataaccgaatcacccgttatcgcagactatagacagcaagattagaccacgaaaagggtgttttaggaatattaggcctaaaagtgctaaacgaccaaatgggtcgttacagcacgtcttataaataaattaaatccaATTTAAAGTTGACTTCAAGTTTAACGCAATTATCAGGTAATTACTTGCTTTTTATGATAAATCATAATTTACAATTCCGTAAAAATTGGTAACTAACCTGTTATAATAGAAAAAATTACATTGGAAAACCCAggcttggattttttttatattattttttattttattttttacttttctcacCCAAGCTTGGATTTATTCAGTTTGGTgaaaaattctttaaaaatttgGAGATTGATTAAagtaattttctagaaaatcaTTTTGCAAATGTCACATACTAATGTTTTTCTTCTCGTACtctgattatcatattattttgttGAAGTTACTGTTCAGAATGCTTTGTCACGCTTTTTGTAGTATTTTGTCATgactttcttcattttcattatttcctCTTCCGATCTGCCTTGAAGTGTTTTTTctcgagccgagggtctattggaaacaacaTCTCTACctccaaggtaggggtaagatctGTGTAAACTCTATACTCCCCAGAACCAACTTGGTGGGATgccactaggtatgttgttgttgtcgtccaAATTTTTGCACGAATTGCCCTTCatacggactggtctttaattttttccccttatgtatgtggtttttaattttttgctcCTACtgcttatttaatgaaaatattcagATATGTTTCGTTCAGTGTAAgttttgtaatatttttatcttcGGAAACTAAACTTTTGCCTCGCTCGGCACAATTCTGTTGGAATTAAGTTATGCAGCATAAGTTGTATAATACTTTTTAGATTACTAGTCTCTATAAACGTGCAGTTGCACGTTATTTCCAGTCAAATGTCAACCATAGTAAAAATATTAGATAGTATTTGTTTTATTAGCGTTATGAAGATATTATGAAATACTTGGTAGATTGATCCATGAGAAGCTGCTTCCTATTGTGACTTCCTGCTATCTAGTATGATTAATACCTCAATTCAAACATAACTCTTGTTTTATTAACATTTTCTTAGGCTTACTTGTTGGCAATAGCTATGGGAGCAACACTTTAGTATTCTAAGACTCCGAAATACTAAAGAATAAGTAGGACGTTCGAAGTTGGAATTTGATTTGTGATTAGAATTTCATGGAAGTCAATTTTAGGAGAAGTGTTATTTACAATTATATCCAATATAAAATTATACTTTGAAGGCCATAAAAATCGTTCaatatttaaagaatattttggtgaaccaacatttatattcatgcctttataataatatagatatagctattgagtgttgaaagttttgtcTTTTCCTACATAACTTTGTGTGGATGTGATGATACATATGCTGAAGCTAAACGTTAACCATGCCGAGCAAAATCTAAACTTACgcctttttttcaaattatgttgaatgttgaaaGTTTTCTTGTCCGACATAACTTGTGGATGTCATGATACATATACCGAAGCTAAATGCTTGCTATGTCGATCGAAATCTAGTCTATGCCGTGACAAAAATgctgaagggtaaaaattaaagaccattaaTTTGAGGGGCAAAGATTACTAATTACTAATGTTTTGGTGCTCTAATAATGGGCTTCAAACCTATTGGATTATAAGTCTATAAAACCAAACGGGTCGCCAAGCTTTGGGCCTTATAACTAACCCCAtcatttctcaactaaccaaccaGTGATTGCCACGTGTTCCTCAAAGTCGGTGCACAGAATTTCCATCAaacaaatttcatttcaatacactaaaaatacaaacacaacaatcaaaattacAATCCTTCCCCTTTTCAAGAACCATAGCTACACGAAAAGGGCTCTACAATATCTCTTCATATCAGGtaaaatttctaattttttcttcaatttttaatttcataaaacCTTAATAATGGAACCCCAAATCTTTAATTTCCCAATTTACATCCAATCACCAGACCTTCAAATCCCAACACATGTCCTAAATCTTGAAAACCCTAACCCTAATTTCACTTTACAAGACCTAAAATCCTATTTTCTTgataataaaatcaagaaagcaTTAAACTCAATTaaagattcaatcttttttacttttaatgGCAACCCCATTAAGGAttctatgtattttacttttaatgGTAAACCTGTTAAAGATTCAACACTATTATGTAATTCTGGGATTAGCCCGTTTTCGACGTTGATCCTCCGTTTTCGCCTACGTGGaggtggtggtgatggtgggGCAACGGGGGCCGAGTCCCGGGATTGTTATCTTAAAATGTATGCTGAGAAAAAACCGGATAAAGCTGACCCGAATGAGGTTAGGATATCGAGATGGTTGAATTGTGCTTTATCGAACGAGCCTTTAAGGCATccggttgttgttgataaacTTGGGAATTTGTTTAATAAGGAGGCTTTAGTTGAGGCTTTATTGAAGAAAAGGGTGCCTAAGCAGTTTGGGTATATAAAGGGATTGAAAGATATGATTCCGGTTGAGTTGTCTGTGATTCCCGGGAAAGAGGATAGAGGTCTTGGTGATGGTGAAGTGACCGGGTTTCAATGCCCCGTATCGGGGTTGGAGTTTAATGGGAAGTATAAGTTTTTTGCTTTGAAAGGTTGTGGACATGTTTTGAGTGCGAAAGcattgaaggaagtgaaatccTCGGGTTGTTTGGTTTGCCACAAAGAGATTGTAGAGAGTGATAAGATTGTGATTAACGGGAGTGAAGAAGAGGTTGCGGCTTTGAGGGAGAGAATGGAGGAAGAAAGGGTGAAATTGAAGGATAATAAGAAGGTGAAGAAGGGGAGGAACGGGGATGTAGTGGCTGTGAATGGTGAAGAGGTTATGGGTGTCCCACGCTTGAGCGGGATGAAACATGGGATTGAGGATAAGCCAGTAGTAGGCAAGGATGCGAGGAAAGTCGAAGGGAATGGTAAAGTTGGCATTAACAGTAAGATTGAAGTTAAGGATGTGAAGAATAGTGCGAGTAACGGGTCTGTGAAGCGGTTTAAGGCTGTTGATGTAGCTCCAGCTCATGCTACAAAGGAGATCTATGCCTCTATTTTCACTTCTTCAAGAAAATCCGACTTCAAGGAGACTTATTCTTGCAGATCTTTGCCCCTCGGAAGAAACTGATCAGCTACTTTTTTTGAGGTGGTCTACGAGTATCTTGGTCTGATTTTATTGCCTTAGAATGTAtttctttcctttaaaaaaaatgttgtttcgTGAAATGTAGTTACATGGTGGATCGCTTAGTGGTAGATGCTGCCTCCTGCCATTTGGTTCAGTCGGTACTTTACTGGTGTAACATAACATTTGTGATTGTAAATTTGATATTGTTTTTGTGTTCTGGTTAAACCATGACAGTGACCTTTGCTCACTTGCTcttttatctatttttattttgggtgTGGGGTGCGTGGGGATTGAGATGCCCATAAATTATATGTACTGCTAGCAGTTATTGTCATTTTGATACCACTCAGTCAGCTGTAAGATAACGTGATGACCGCCTTGAAGGTGGTTAGCTATCTTCTCAGATTATTATGCCCTATATTGACTTGTTGCACTGCTTTTCGTGGAAAATGACAATCTCATTCAATTGGGTATAACGCCCAATCCTCATTGGGGCTCTCGAGACTTCGTTGATGTGGTGTAGTATCCAAACAAGCATCTTTATTCCATCTTAGCATATGCAGACTAGCTTCTATCAATAAAGAATGTCTTCTTTGTTCCCTTCTTTTGGTTTTCTAGATGTTATTGTTTTACCTCTTCATTTCGTTTGGTAATTTCTTTCAATGAAGCTTTGCATGGCTTGGCCAAAAACATCGTGTTAGACAAGAAAGTTGACTTAATTCAGAGTGCAGCCGGAAAAGAagatgattattattattattattattcactGTAGTACAGGCAAAGTTTATGGTTCCCTTAGTGTGATGAGATTTTATGTTATCTTTCTGATCAACCTTTTAGGCAAATAACACAAGACGAAAGTAAGGTATGAATGGGTTGGAGCATTGTACTAACGGACTTATTAATAGATGTATTTTTAGCTGATAAGGTTTCCTCAGCACCATATATCTAAGTAATTGAAGTCCCCCCGgtactcgtaatttcttgtcaCCTGCATATGTTTAATCGGTAGTTTATCCATGCAGACGAAGAGAAATACTCCTGACAAATGCATGGGTAGGGGCAGGGGCAGGGGCAGAGGCAGATTCAGGAATACTTGATGAATGCAACTTGTAATGTTCTTAGTTCTTACCGGTGAACACACTGCACTTCGCGCTTTTTAAAATGATGCTTTTAGAATTTAATAGTTGTTGACACTTGAGTGATGCTCATATGTATGTTATACTTCGTATTTGGACCCATCATTTGTATGGTGCATCCGCCTCTAGGTAGGGAAGGGATAGGGGAAATGTGAACATATATTTTAC from Lycium ferocissimum isolate CSIRO_LF1 unplaced genomic scaffold, AGI_CSIRO_Lferr_CH_V1 ctg3230, whole genome shotgun sequence encodes:
- the LOC132044000 gene encoding uncharacterized protein LOC132044000; the protein is MEPQIFNFPIYIQSPDLQIPTHVLNLENPNPNFTLQDLKSYFLDNKIKKALNSIKDSIFFTFNGNPIKDSMYFTFNGKPVKDSTLLCNSGISPFSTLILRFRLRGGGGDGGATGAESRDCYLKMYAEKKPDKADPNEVRISRWLNCALSNEPLRHPVVVDKLGNLFNKEALVEALLKKRVPKQFGYIKGLKDMIPVELSVIPGKEDRGLGDGEVTGFQCPVSGLEFNGKYKFFALKGCGHVLSAKALKEVKSSGCLVCHKEIVESDKIVINGSEEEVAALRERMEEERVKLKDNKKVKKGRNGDVVAVNGEEVMGVPRLSGMKHGIEDKPVVGKDARKVEGNGKVGINSKIEVKDVKNSASNGSVKRFKAVDVAPAHATKEIYASIFTSSRKSDFKETYSCRSLPLGRN